From a single Apostichopus japonicus isolate 1M-3 chromosome 12, ASM3797524v1, whole genome shotgun sequence genomic region:
- the LOC139977388 gene encoding paraneoplastic antigen Ma2 homolog: protein MAEEDQNVNMEAMAHFFRRAMGFQGIPTNKLLKFRGSPQRPGEPTLAEWLDEFRETISGYELSDKEKAKTLIDHLAGPAKEEVLYLPEKDRESESTVVQALQLCFGLEDSMQSLGTVFHNAHQKERESLADFSRQLLRLHSRMVAAAKTDADSKALKQLRDRALKDQLSGCERSLGSSGAPPNRPCHERNIRRRQERGAPSLQ, encoded by the coding sequence ATGGCTGAGGAGGATCAAAATGTTAACATGGAGGCCATGGCCCACTTTTTCCGTCGTGCGATGGGGTTTCAGGGAATCCCaacaaataaattgttaaaGTTTAGAGGCTCCCCTCAGCGACCTGGAGAACCAACTTTGGCAGAGTGGTTGGACGAATTCCGCGAGACAATCAGTGGATATGAGCTCTCCGACAAAGAAAAGGCAAAAACCCTTATTGATCACTTGGCTGGTCCTGCTAAAGAGGAAGTGCTATATCTCCCAGAGAAGGACAGAGAGTCCGAGAGTACGGTAGTACAGGCGTTGCAACTGTGTTTTGGCCTGGAGGACAGCATGCAGTCCCTCGGAACGGTGTTCCACAATGCCCACCAGAAGGAAAGAGAGTCTCTGGCGGACTTCAGCCGGCAACTTCTACGGTTGCATTCGAGGATGGTGGCTGCTGCCAAGACAGATGCAGATAGCAAGGCCCTCAAGCAACTGAGGGATCGAGCCCTCAAGGACCAGTTGTCGGGGTGCGAGAGAAGCTTGGGATCGTCGGGAGCTCCGCCGAATAGACCTTGCCACGAAAGGAACATTCGACGACGTCAGGAAAGAGGCGCTCCTTCTCTTCAATGA